In Solobacterium moorei, a single genomic region encodes these proteins:
- a CDS encoding helix-turn-helix transcriptional regulator, translated as MKIKLLEYREQKHLTLAVLSKMTSLGTGRLSEIETGVTSDPRISTLIKLADALDVTLDELVGRKRK; from the coding sequence ATGAAAATAAAGTTACTAGAATATAGAGAACAGAAGCATCTTACTTTAGCAGTACTGTCGAAAATGACAAGTCTGGGTACTGGAAGGCTTTCAGAAATTGAAACAGGCGTAACATCTGATCCAAGAATTAGTACTCTTATAAAATTGGCGGATGCATTAGATGTAACGTTGGATGAATTGGTGGGGAGAAAAAGAAAATAA
- a CDS encoding ParB N-terminal domain-containing protein — protein sequence MTNLDLGKMFGDSNQEMQKAAALKTYLVKLNEILPSEENPYEVEEESVQRLAENIEQYGLFQALTAQKEGSEIRLISGERRYTALKYLADSGKSYTYNGEDITGYVPVSYVKQAVGDMKTMMMISANAHRDMQADEKNRIIDETLNALEKQEMSGKFSWEGKRKATVISSITGIKEHYVKDYLASKNREIKFAEEDPETIAKIRQSKQVSEEEKAYKELLKQINKCIKKFEKLDSYVLATLSEDELNTFQSKCFELSMYLQEHMSNEE from the coding sequence ATGACAAATTTAGATTTAGGAAAGATGTTTGGGGACAGCAATCAGGAGATGCAGAAAGCAGCTGCATTAAAGACATACTTAGTAAAGTTGAATGAAATTCTTCCATCAGAGGAGAATCCATACGAAGTAGAAGAAGAATCCGTTCAAAGATTGGCTGAGAACATTGAACAATACGGACTGTTCCAGGCACTTACTGCACAGAAAGAAGGCAGTGAGATACGGTTGATTTCCGGAGAACGCAGATACACGGCATTGAAATATTTGGCAGATTCAGGGAAGTCATATACGTACAACGGGGAAGACATTACCGGATATGTGCCAGTATCCTATGTTAAACAAGCAGTAGGTGATATGAAGACAATGATGATGATTTCTGCTAACGCTCATCGTGATATGCAGGCAGATGAAAAGAACAGGATCATTGATGAAACGTTGAATGCATTAGAAAAGCAGGAGATGAGTGGAAAGTTCTCCTGGGAAGGCAAACGCAAGGCAACGGTAATCTCTTCGATCACAGGAATTAAAGAACATTATGTAAAAGATTATTTAGCAAGTAAAAATAGAGAAATTAAATTTGCTGAAGAAGATCCGGAAACGATTGCGAAGATCAGACAATCTAAGCAAGTATCGGAAGAAGAGAAAGCCTATAAGGAACTGCTCAAACAGATTAATAAATGCATCAAGAAGTTTGAAAAACTGGACAGTTATGTATTAGCAACTTTATCTGAAGATGAATTAAATACATTTCAAAGCAAATGCTTTGAATTGAGCATGTATCTGCAGGAACATATGTCGAACGAAGAATAG
- a CDS encoding ParA family protein, with the protein MITAILNIKGGCSKTLSAEMLARGYAKEGRKTLVVDADGQGDITSSLMPHINFDQPENVGGVTPPEKGTIVDYLKGNKKIEDCIWHTKIENIDLIPSSMDLFTVIYEMQGRGGADFLLGNALKGLDYDEIIIDNNPSINKMTYNSIYAADVIICPTNISEKTLKGVMNTRGVCVQALDALPFSKPLNFKIVLTMMTRNNNCKEGAKQLRAAFGKDVFDTQIRFQQKPVQDAEFSKKSLFDMKAGVAEDYRNLTKEVIQKDEVHA; encoded by the coding sequence ATGATCACAGCAATACTAAACATCAAAGGTGGTTGTTCCAAAACACTGTCAGCTGAAATGCTAGCTAGAGGGTACGCAAAAGAAGGTAGAAAAACATTAGTAGTAGATGCAGACGGACAAGGGGATATTACTTCTTCTTTAATGCCACACATCAATTTTGATCAACCTGAAAATGTTGGGGGCGTAACGCCCCCGGAAAAGGGAACCATTGTGGACTATCTGAAAGGAAACAAAAAGATAGAGGATTGTATCTGGCATACAAAGATCGAAAACATTGACTTGATCCCATCCAGTATGGACTTATTCACTGTCATCTATGAAATGCAGGGAAGAGGTGGTGCAGATTTCTTGTTGGGAAATGCATTAAAGGGATTGGACTATGATGAGATCATCATCGACAATAACCCTTCCATCAATAAGATGACCTATAACTCCATCTATGCGGCAGATGTAATCATCTGTCCTACAAATATTAGTGAAAAGACATTGAAGGGAGTTATGAATACACGTGGTGTATGCGTGCAAGCATTAGATGCATTGCCATTTAGCAAGCCTTTAAACTTCAAGATTGTCCTTACAATGATGACACGAAACAATAACTGTAAAGAAGGAGCAAAACAGTTAAGAGCAGCATTTGGAAAAGATGTATTTGATACACAGATTCGATTCCAACAGAAGCCAGTGCAGGATGCAGAATTTAGTAAGAAGTCCCTATTCGACATGAAAGCTGGTGTAGCTGAAGACTATAGAAATTTGACAAAAGAAGTAATTCAAAAGGATGAGGTGCATGCATGA
- a CDS encoding helix-turn-helix domain-containing protein — protein sequence MALEKVSKKIVKKIEELHIQNVDPNVIAGVLDIAESTVKNVIAGKYVRTSLTEADDKRIHALWEEGLSVKEIREKTGWTEPTIAKVLKDVRKQVHKIKDDEHQYIRQLYQEGKKPAQIARITNHSIPVIMLHLEGLVKRSTFKRLTQDDKESILALNKQGYSSKDLAERFKVHLATIYRIIKENKRE from the coding sequence ATGGCATTGGAAAAAGTCAGTAAAAAGATCGTTAAGAAAATAGAAGAGTTGCATATACAAAACGTTGATCCAAATGTCATTGCTGGAGTTTTGGATATAGCCGAATCAACCGTGAAAAATGTGATTGCAGGGAAATATGTACGCACATCACTAACGGAAGCAGATGATAAGAGAATCCATGCACTTTGGGAAGAAGGCTTATCTGTTAAAGAAATCCGTGAAAAAACCGGATGGACAGAGCCGACAATCGCAAAGGTATTAAAGGATGTAAGAAAGCAGGTTCATAAGATCAAAGATGATGAACATCAATATATCCGTCAATTATATCAAGAAGGGAAAAAGCCGGCACAAATTGCAAGGATAACAAATCATAGTATTCCGGTAATCATGCTACATCTGGAAGGGCTTGTAAAACGCTCTACATTTAAGCGATTAACGCAAGATGATAAAGAATCTATCTTAGCATTGAATAAGCAAGGATATAGCAGTAAAGATCTTGCAGAACGATTTAAAGTACATTTAGCAACGATCTATCGAATCATTAAAGAAAACAAAAGAGAATAA
- a CDS encoding nucleoside phosphorylase has product MITDSFDNSDVFISPERLYPRNSVTLDVCIGIFSHKVMNELISSGDLTELPMEKMPGSASGKHAVYRYKDTSIGIYQNEVGAVGASGLIEEISVIFGVKKFIIFGSCGALVQIPEGDCIIPTHAYRDEGVSYHYASASDYISVKNANVIAKLFDELGAEYVFGKTWTTDCFYRETVNQKNKRVEEGCICVEMECAALQAVTDFRGYELYQFLYTADDLSKLEWAPRILGDNERDTRFLYFDIAVKLAKSLLRE; this is encoded by the coding sequence ATGATTACAGATTCATTTGATAACAGTGATGTATTTATTTCGCCAGAAAGACTATATCCACGAAATTCAGTAACTTTAGATGTATGTATCGGTATCTTCTCTCACAAGGTGATGAACGAACTCATCTCTTCTGGAGATTTAACAGAACTACCTATGGAAAAGATGCCAGGATCTGCCAGTGGGAAACATGCGGTATATCGTTATAAAGATACATCTATCGGTATCTATCAAAATGAGGTGGGTGCAGTCGGTGCCAGTGGATTAATTGAAGAAATTTCAGTTATCTTCGGTGTAAAGAAGTTTATTATCTTTGGCTCATGTGGTGCACTGGTACAAATTCCAGAAGGGGATTGTATTATTCCAACGCACGCATATCGTGATGAAGGTGTCAGTTATCACTACGCTTCAGCAAGCGATTATATTAGTGTGAAGAATGCGAATGTAATTGCCAAACTATTCGATGAACTAGGTGCTGAATACGTCTTTGGTAAAACATGGACAACAGATTGTTTCTATCGTGAGACAGTGAATCAGAAAAACAAGCGCGTTGAAGAAGGCTGTATCTGTGTAGAAATGGAATGTGCAGCATTGCAGGCAGTCACAGATTTTAGAGGATATGAGTTATACCAATTCTTATATACTGCAGATGATCTAAGTAAGTTAGAGTGGGCACCACGTATCCTTGGGGATAACGAAAGAGATACAAGATTCCTGTATTTCGATATTGCAGTAAAACTAGCAAAGAGCTTGTTGCGAGAATAA